A region of Lycium barbarum isolate Lr01 chromosome 3, ASM1917538v2, whole genome shotgun sequence DNA encodes the following proteins:
- the LOC132634113 gene encoding HVA22-like protein e, producing MSKFWALLTHLHALAGPVVMLLYPLYASVVAIESTSKVDDEQWLAYWILYSFLTLMEMVLQPILQWIPIWYEVKLAMVAWLVLPQFRGAAFIYDKFVREKLIKKYGSSYFQDKSHSPNGKPKNKLVDFITLKKGEH from the exons ATGAGCAAATTCTGGGCTTTGCTTACTCACCTCCATGCTCTTGCCGG GCCGGTGGTGATGCTACTCTATCCTCT ATATGCATCAGTAGTAGCTATAGAGAGCACATCGAAGGTGGACGATGAGCAATGGCTTGCTTATTGGATTCTCTACTCTTTTCTTACTCTCATGGAAATGGTACTTCAACCCATCCTTCAATG GATACCAATTTGGTACGAGGTGAAATTGGCAATGGTGGCATGGTTGGTTCTTCCCCAATTCAGAGGAGCTGCTTTTATCTATGACAAGTTTGTTAGGGAGAAGCTGATTAAGAAATATGGATCTTCATATTTCCAAGACAAGTCTCACTCTCCTAATGGCAAACCCAAAAACAAGCTCGTGGATTTCATCACCCTCAAGAAG GGAGAGCATTAA